The Chlorobaculum sp. MV4-Y genome contains the following window.
AATGCGGCGCGCCTCTATGTCGCTTTTTCCGGCATCCCGGTAGCGCTGCCGGATCACCTCTTCGATCACAGCAAAAATCCTGAGCACGAACCATGAGACGCCCGCTATCGAGCTGATGGAGAGGATGTGAGTCAGAAGCTCCTTGATCTCACCCGGTATCCGGACATAGTACACGATTCCGGCGAGGGTGATCAGAACAAAAAGCAACCGGATTGGGATGAGAAGCCGGACAAGTACCGGCGCACTTCCCGCCACGGTTTGCCTGATGCGTTCAAGAATCCGTTTCAGCACAGCATTGCCAAACAGATACAGCAGTACCGCCAGCACGGTGGCAGCCACCGGCATCATCCACGATTCGATCAGAGTCTCTGCGTTCATCATCGTCCATTGATTGGTTCCGGGCGTTCGGCCCGATTCATAGTAAAAAGGTAGTGATGAACTCGAATGCCTGCAAACGCGAACGTCCCGAAGGGGCTGCCTTCGGGACGTTCAGAAAGGGGGGGCGAGATGCCTTCAGCGCGAAATCTTCATGCGGTCGAACTCTTCGCGGGAGCGGCTGACGCAGTCCTCGATGGCCATGCCGCCGTAGTAATTGCCGGTCATGTAGAGGTTACGCACGTTGCCGAGCATCTGGCCGGCTTTCGAGGCCCAATCCTTATGGCCAACGCGCAATGAAGGCACCACATTCTTTTTGGTGACGGTATGCTCGATCTTCGACTGACTGACGCCAAGCACCTCGGTGATCCGCTTGAATTTGGCGTTGTCGTCAAGGCCCGGACGGAAATGGAATGCAAAACCGCGGAAATTGTCATCGGGCACGGTGTCGCGCGACACCATCGAAAAGAAGGTGTCGTTCGGCGAAATGATCGCAGCCACAGGCTTGAGTGACACGTTGCTTTTGCGGATCACCACGCCAACCGAATCAACATCAGCGTACCTGAGTTTGGTAAAGTGATCGGCAAGTCCCGGATTGATGTCGTGCACCAGCCGTGCTGCCGGAGCCGAGGGCAGCGCAATGACGAGCGCATCACCGGCATACTCCTGACCGTCAGCGGTTTTGACAACATACTTGCCGCCTGAGGTCGAAACCGACTGCGCCGGCGAACCGGCGCGAACCTCGATTCCCTTCTGGCTGGCGATGGTGCGGGCAACGCTCTGCAGGCCATTCTTGAACGTATAGTTCTTGAGCACATCCTTGCGTTTTTCACGGCTCTTGAACATCATGTCAGCCGGAAAATCGTCAGTCGGCTGCGACGGCACGGCGTTGAAGAAGTGGCTCACCGTGTTGCGGTAGTTGTTCTCTCCAACGATTTTGGAGTAATAGGAGCGCACCGACATGTTCTCCTTCTTGAGGGAAAAGATGTTCGGCGCGGAACGGAGCAGCTCGAAAATATTGAGTCCGGACATGATCGACGACACCTTCCCGTTCTTGAGCAGCGTGAAGGGCACTTTGGCACGGGGAATGATGGTATCGGCGATGCCGCAGCCTTCGACGATGCCGAGCAGGTTCTGGTAGGAGCTGTAGCAGGTGTGCGCCCCCATCTCCAGCCAGAATTTGTCGTTGTTGCTCGAAAACTGGGGGGAGGAGAATGAACCGCCAACGGCGCTCTCCTTTTCAATCAGTGTGGTTTTCATGCCGGCCTGCGAACAGTAAAATGCCATGCTGAGTCCGCTGATGCCGCCGCCGATGATGACTACCTCTTTTTGCGCCATGAGAAAGCTGGTGATGGTTCGTAGAAAAAATGATGGGTAATGTAGCGAAATCATTACAGAAGATCATGGCAAAACGTAACGGGCTTTACCGGCCCTCATAGCCCTCTTCACGATAGTGCGCCACGTAACGCACGTAATTTTCCGGCGACTCGGCGATATTGGCACGCTCCTCCTCGGTGATCGGGCGGATCACCTTGGCAGGAACTCCGGCAACCAGCATTCCCGAAGGCACCCGAAAGCCCTGCTTGACGAGCGACCCGGCAGCCACGATCGACCAGGGTTCGACGACGCAATGATCGAGCAGGGTAGCGCTCATACCAATCAGCACGTTGTCCTCAACCGTGCAGGCGTGCAGCGTGGCCGCATGGCCGATGGTCACGTTGCTGCCGATCTTCAGCGGGCCGGTATCGTGGGTCACGTGCAGCGTCGCGTTGTCCTGCACGCTGGTCTTTTCGCCTATAGTGATCGGGCAGACATCGCCCCTGACCACTGCGTTGAACCAGATGCTCGAATGCGCGCCAATTTTGACATCGCCAATGACATAGGAGCCTTCGGCCAGAAAAACGGACTCGTGAATCTCCGGGTGCATCCCCCGGTATGACATGACCTTTCTCATGAGACGGATAATTGAAATTTTGGACGACTTATAAACTCAAATTTCAGATTACCGTTTTTTCACCCGATTTGAAAGAGCGCCACGTGTAAAATGGAGGATAAATCGATGCCCCCTTTCCGGTCCGCGTTTGTTTTGCTTTGTAAACGGCCATGCGGTTCTTACCTTTCAAAGCAAGCCTCACCCCCAGTAACCAAAGCTTGAAGTACATGAAAAAGCTTCTCCTTCCGCTGGTGCTCCTTTCGGCACCCATGTTTTCCCCGCGGCCATCGTTCGCTTTCGGGCATGAACCTCTGTCAATAACCGCCAACCAGCAGGCCAGTCTGGAGCAGACCGCAAAAAACGGCACTTACGAACTCCTTGTGGCCAAGAGGAGCGTCACCCTGAAAAACGGCGCATTCAAGGCTGGCGACAATCCGGACAATTTCATCGAGGCCAAACTGGTGCGCTCGGTGGTCTGCGACCTGAACGACGACAACAAGCCGGACATCGCAGTCATCATCGAGCACCACGGTATGGGCAGCGCCGGATTCTTCGAGCTTTCCGCCCTGCTCTCCGGAGAAAACGGATTCACGCAAACCAAGCCGGTGCTGCTGGGTGAAAACATCAGGATCGAAGAGTTCAGCGCATCCTCGTCCATGTGGCAACCGGAAGAGCTGAACATTGTGTATCTCGGTCACCAGGAGTCCGACTCCCACGCCAACCCGACCGGGCAGAAACGAGCACGCTATTTCCTCGACGATGACGGCCAGCTCAGCAACGATTTTTCGCACATCCAGATCGTCAAAAAACCGGCACTCTATCTCTATCCCGTCAGAACTGCGAAAATCGAGGTGCGCCTGTCGCCGGAAGGCAAGCTCATCCGGACGATTCCCGACTACAACAACCGCTGGCGCGTCACGGTACAGAAAGACGGCATGATCGACAGCGGTTATCACTATCTCTTCTACGAGGTAGCGCTCGACAAAAAGATCGAACTGCCCCGCCACGGCTGGTCGGTCCGATATGATAATCTCAGCGGCTGGTTCGACACAAATCTGCGCGAGATGGGACTCAACCAGGCGGAAGCCGAGGATATGAAAGAGTACTGGCTCAAAAATCTTCCGGAAAGCCCGTGTTACACTATCAAGCTGATTGAGCCTGACGTCGTGAACAAGCGTCTCGGCCTGAAGATACAACCGAAACCGGACAGCCTGCTCAGGGTTCTGCTCAATTTCACTCCAACCGAAAACCCGAAAAAATCAAGGCGCCAAAGCTCACCGGCTTCCGCAGAAAGGGCTTCACTGCCGTCGAATGGGGAGGTATTCTCGACGATGGACACATGGCTGACAAAGTGCACTGACCGGCATTGTCCTTGATCCGTAGCTGCCGCGACGGCTCCATGGATATTTCGACATCAGGACAGCGGAAGGATCGCTATATTGCGGAACGAATGTGCAACGCCAGAACTGGCCGCGCCGTTACTGACAGGTAATTTTTGAGCTGAATGTTATGGGTTCGATACTGAGCTGTACCAATCTGAAGAAGGTTTACAACAAACGCGAGGTGGTCAAAAGCGCGACTCTTGAGGTGAAACAGGGCGAGATTGTAGGTCTGCTCGGCCCGAACGGTGCGGGCAAGACCACCACGTTTTACATGATTGTCGGCCTGGTCAAACCCGATGCGGGACAAGTGCTGCTTGACCAGGAGAATATTACCGACCTGCCGATGTACAAGCGGGCGCGCAAAGGCATCGGCTACCTGCCGCAGGAAGCGTCGGTGTTCCGCAAACTGACCGTCGAGGAGAACATCCTCGGCGTGCTCGAATTCACCTCGCTCTCCAAAGCCGAGCGGCACGAAAAGGCCGAGCAGATGCTCGAAGACCTGAACATCGCCAATATCCGCAAAAGCATGGGCTACGCACTTTCGGGCGGCGAAAGGCGCCGGACGGAGATCGCCCGCGCGCTGGCGCTCGACCCGCGCTTCATCCTGCTCGACGAGCCGTTCGCAGGCGTCGATCCGATTGCCGTCGAGGACATCCAGCAGATCGTCGAAGGGCTGGTGAAGCGCAACATCGGTGTGCTCATCACCGACCACAACGTGCACGAAACGCTCTCGATTACCGACCATGCCTACCTGCTCTTCGACGGTAGCATCTTCATGCACGGCACGCCTGAAGAGATCGCCGAAAACACCGAAGCCCGCAAGGTCTATCTCGGCGAAAAATTCTCGCTCGACCGCTACTAAGCGGCAAGAAAACAAACATGTCAACGCACGGACTGTTTATTCTGAAACTATGAGGGATACCCAAAAGTTGTAGTAAAGACTTGCCGTTTTTTTCATGCCGCTCAGATGTATAACGCTCGTTTATTGCCGGAGGCAATGATCCGATGAATATTCTTCTTCTCTATCCCGAGTTTCCAGACACATTCTGGAGCTTCAAGCACGCTCTCAAGTTCGTCAAAAAAAAGGCATCGCTTCCGCCGCTCGGCCTGCTGACCGTGGCGTCCATGCTTCCACCCGCCTGGCAGCGGCGGCTGGTCGATCTCAACGTTCGCAAGCTTCTCGGCGAAGACCTTGCATGGGCTGATATCGTTTTCATCAGCGCTATGGCGGTGCAACAGGATTCCGCTCGCGAGGTGATCGCGCGCTGCAAGGCTGCCGGATTGCCGGTGGTAGCCGGTGGCCCGCTCTTCACCACCGGTTATGCCGAATTTCCCGAGGTTGACTATTTCGTGCTGAACGAGGCGGAGCTCACCCTTCCACGCTTCATCGCCGATCTCGAAAACGGAGTTCCGGAGCGCTACTACACCGCCAATGAGTTCCCGGCGCTTGATTGCACGCCGGTACCGGAGTGGACGCTGCTCGATATGAAACAGTACGCATCAATGGCCATCCAGTTTTCGCGCGGCTGCCCATACCGCTGCGATTTCTGCAACGTCACGACCCTGTTCGGCCACAAAATCCGCACCAAAACCAGCTCACAGATCATCGCCGAGCTGGAGGGACTTCGACGACACGGCTGGCAGGATAGCGTTTTTTTCGTGGACGACAACTTCATCGCCCACCGCGCCTACCTCAAAAAAGAGCTGCTTCCAGCGCTGATCGAATGGCGAAAGTCGAAAGGCGTGACCAACAAGTTCTACACGGAGTGCTCAATCAATCTGGCCGATGATGCCGAACTGATGGAGCTGATGGTAAACGCGGGCTTCAACCAGGTGTTCATCGGCATCGAAACGCCGGAAGTCACCGCTTTACAGGCCTGCGGCAAACAGCACAACACCTCGCGCGACATGCTCGACAACGTCCGCAGAATCCAGAATGCAGGCATCGAGGTGCAGGGAGGCTTCATCGTGGGCTTCGACAGCGACACGCCATCGATCTTCCAGAAACAGATCGAGTTCATCCAGAAAAGCGGCATAGTCACCGCGATGGTCGGAATTTTGCAGGCCCTGCCTGGCACAAAGCTTTATGAGCGACTGAAAAACGAGGGACGCCTGCTGCCCCATTCGAGTGGCGACAATGCGGACAGCAACACCAATATCGTACCGATGATGGACCCCGAAATCCTGCGCAAGGGGTACAGGGAGATGATGAACCACCTCTATGCTCCGAAATACTACTACCAGCGCATCCGCACGCTGCTGGAGGAGTACCGGGTGCCACAACTGAAAAGTCGTTTCAGGATGAGCCAGTTCATGGCTTTCATGCGTTCGACAGTAATGCTTGGCGTTATTGGCAGAGAACGTTTCCAGTACTGGAAAATGCTCGCCTGGACGGCCGTCAACCGTCAGCAGGCACTACCGCTGGCTGTAACGCTTGCCATCTATGGCCACCATTTCCGGAAGGTCTGCGCCCTGCATCTAAAAGAGCGGCAACATAGAAGTATATGAACTTCAAATCATCACGGATTTGTATGTTTACACAATAAAGAGTAATATCAGGTTTCTGGACAACGGTTGGGCCAGAGGCTTTCAAGTGATTTGTGCTTTTGATTATTTGGCAGCTTTTCTCTTTCTATCAAAGCACTAAGACCTTTAAAAAGCATGAACATCTACATCGGCAATCTCGACTATAACGTCACCGAAGCAGACCTGAGCGGCGCATTTGGCGAATTCGGTACGGTTTCCAAAGCAAACGTCATCATCGACAAGTTCACCGGCCGTTCAAAAGGATTCGGATTCGTTGAAATGCCTGACGACGCAGAGGCAAACGAAGCGATTTCCCAGCTGAACGAAAGCAGCCTCAACGGCAGAAAAATCAGGGTTAACGAAGCAAAGCCGCGTGAAGAGCGCCCGGCTGCCCGCCCCAGGTACTGAGCACTGACCGGAATACAAGCCAAAAGCTGCTGTCGAAAACAGCAGCTTTTTTATTGCCCTGCGATTCCCGACCCGTGATGTCTTGCCGAGGGAAGAGCTCGTGCGTATCTTGCTCGAGACACTTTCAACCATCCCCTCCATCATGATCGCCGAGCCGTTTCTTTTCCACTCCGAAGGCGGGTTTATCCGCATTCCCATATGGGGCCACATCCCGCTGAGCGCGCCGCTCAAGAAAATTCTCGCCCACCCGTCGTTTTTGCGGCTCAAGGGCATCCGGCAGCTTTCGTTCGCCCAGCAGGTCTACCCCGGCGCGAACCACACGCGCTTCGAACACTCGATCGGCGTCTATCACCTGATGAAGATGATTTTGCAGCGCATGGTGAGCAATCCCCTGACGCTCGAATTGCAAAGCGAGCAGTTGCAGTTCGACGACGAGACCTGCCGCACGCTACTGGCCACTTGCCTGTTGCATGATATAGGGCACTATCCCCACGCCCATGTACTTGAGGAGATCACCCCGGCAGGCGACAACTCCGCCGTGTTCACGCACCACGAATCGCTGACCGGCCAGTTTCTGAACGAGGAGCATCGCAACACCCCCTCCATCGCGGCTATCCTGCACAACGACTGGCAAGTCGATCCCGGCGTCGTGACGGAGATCATCGCGGGCAAGACGGCGCACCGGCTCGGCAAGCTGGTGAGCGGCACGCTCGATCCCGACAAGATGGACTACCTCATGCGTGACGCGCACCACTGCAACATTCCGTACGGCAGTATCGACATCGAGCGGCTCATCGAATCGTTTGTGCCCGACCCGGAACGCCAGCGCCTCGCGATCACCGAAAAAGGGATCGCGCCGCTCGAAAGCCTGCTGTTTGCCAAGTACATGATGATGCGCAACGTTTACTGGCACCACACGAGCCGCACCTTCTCGACCATGCTCCGGCGGTTCCTGCAGGATATCGCCGACGAGAGCGCCCTGCCAGCGGAGACCTTGCGCGAACTCTTCTATTTCAACTCCGACGACCGGGTACTTTTCGAGCTTGAGCGGGCAATTCGCGGGCTTGGCTTGCCAGCCTCAGAGCTGCTCGACGCAATTCTGGAGCGTCGCGTTTACAAACGCGCCATGACCATCCGGCCCTATCACGAACCATCAATGGAGATCGATCCGGTATGGTTCGCCTACAACACCAGCCACCGCCGCCGCAAAGAGAAAGAGCTGGAAATCTGCGCCATGCTTGCAAAAAAAACCGGCAAAAGACTTGCGGGCCACGAAGTGCTGATCGATGCGCCGCCATCGAAGGATGTGTTCGACTACGCGGACTTCCGCGAACTGCGCATCTGGCCGACCAAAAGCGAGCACCGGCACCTGGTGCAGCCCACGGACTCGAACGGATACGTCCGGTTCGAGGATTTCCGGGAATCGGTGTTTGGCTCCAACTTCATCCTCTCGTTCGAACATTACACCAAGAAGTTCAGGATACTGTGCCGTCACGACCTCGTCGATACGCTCTCCAGCCTCGAAGAGGAGGTGGTGGAAATCCTGCAGCGCTGATTTTTGTTATATTTCTTTTTTACAACGAAATCCCGAGATCATGGAAAATCAGGACAAATACTACAAGGGACTCTTTTTCGGAGCCGTGCTCGGCGCCGCAGTCGGCACCATCATGGGTCTCCTCTTTGCTCCGCGCAAAGGCGAGGACACCCAGATGATCATCAGCGGCAAGCTCAAACGCGCCATTGACCGCGCAACGGAATTGTACGAAGGTTCGGAACGCGATGCGGCGTACAGCAACGAGGCAAAGCACCGCTCACAGGAGATTATCGACAGCGCCCGTGACGAGGCCCGCAAGATTCTCGATGAGGCCAACACCATCATCCGCGACATTCGCGGCAACCAGGCCAAAGCGCAGGAGAACTGAGCCATGCTGACTTTCACTGGAGCAGCAGGTGGCGAAACCGGCAATGTGTTGCTTTTGCACGCATTCCCGGTTTCGTCGCAGATGTGGGAGCCGCAGCTTGCGCCGCTGGCCGAGTCGGGCTACCGGGTAATCGCCCCCGTCGTGTACGGCTTCGAGTCAACGCCGTCGCGCCCCGGATGGAGCATGGATGATTACGCCCGCGACCTCGCCCGCCTCATCGAGGCGCTTGGCTGGAAGAGCGCGACCATCGTCGGCCTCTCGATGGGCGGCTATCAGGCAATGGCTTTCTACCGGCTCTACCCCGAGCTGACCGCTTCGCTGGTGCTCTGCGACACACGCGCCAACGCCGACACACCCGAAGCCTTCTCCGTTCGGCAGGAGTTCAGGAAAGCGGTGATGGAAAAAGGAGCGGAAGAGGCCGCGGCGAGAATGCTACCGAACTTTTTTGCGAAGGAGACTTACGAAACGAACCCGTCGCTCGTCGAAAAAACGCGAGCGAGCATTGTCAGACAGAGCCCGGAGGACATCAGCGAAGCGATGCGAGCCATCGCCGAGCGCGAGGATTCAACGGAGCTACTGACCGAAATCACCTGCCCAACGCTCATCATCTGCGGCATGGAGGACACCGTCACCACGCCGGAGACCGCCGCCGGAATGCACGCCCTCATCCCCGGCTCAAAGCTCGAACTGATCCCCGAAGCAGGCCACCTCTCAAACCTCGACCAACCCGCGATGTTCAACGGAATATTGCTGGAACATTTGCGGAGTTTGTAAACAGTAAACCCCCAACCGGTGTGAACTGGTTGGGGGTTTGTTCTTTGATTTTTGTGACGCTCTTTTCGCCGCCTGTTCTCTGCTGCCGTAGCTTGGCGGTCAACATATGTGCAGACAACCTTTTCACGCTAATAAAAACTTATTTTTTATAACGGCCGAGTGTATGTGCCGTAAGGGATAGCGGAGCAGTTTCCTGTCCACCGGCACGAAAGTTTGAGCGGGATACAACGCTTGAATACCCACTGAAACCCTTATGGCATATACACTTTGTTGTGCGTTCGGTGTTCTTGTTTTGTCTCGATTGTCTGCCAGTTGTGCGCAGGAACAGACACACTCTTTGCCAAGTTTTGGCTTGTGTGTTGGCTTGTGCGACTTGGCAATGTGTGTGGCTGTTGAGTTGGCTCATTTTCTCGACATTATTATATCAACTTCTCCTGGCTTCATTGTCTTGTCCCCGAAGAGTTTTGTTTGAGTTTTTGTGTCCTTTGTCAAAGGTTTTTCGACAATCTTAACTGAATGATTTGGGAAATGCCTTTTCAGTATTTCAATTGTAGAGTTGAAAGTAAATTCTCTCTTGTCTGTCCGAACATAAACAGTGCTTTCTCTTTTCATCATTTTGGCACAAAGTCCAAAAACTTTGTCCAGTAAGTCATAATATTCTTGTTTATTTACAAATCGACCTTTATGCTTATCTTTTAGTGATTGAGGATTTTCTGAGCCACCTAAAAGCCACAGTCGCAACCACTGGTCTGCGTGATAGTCAGTAATCGAGTAATAGGGTGGTGAAGTAAACAGCAAAGAAAACTTTATATCATTGTTTATTGCTCTTTCTGCAATGTTTATTAATTTATTTGAACTATCACCGAACACAATGGCACTCTCAGAAACTTTTGGTTTACCTTTCTCGTAACGCCATTCGATTTTTTTGAGAATGAAATCACAGGGGTTTATTTCAGGCGGTGTGGTCATATTGTTTTTCTTCCACCATTGCACAGAGTAATTCATCCCCATTGATTTAGTCATTCTCATTTGATTGGAAAGTCCTTCGCCAATTTTTGCGTGTAGGTAAATCAGAAGTATTGACATCAAAGTCGCATCAACTTTATTGTTTCTCCAATCTAAATGAGTTCGGGCGGCTAACAGGAATTTAAGAACTTCGTCACAGTAACAAATGCGATAAAATTCGGGCATTTTTTGGATTGCTCGGTTGTAATAGTTTCTCTTACTGTAAATTTCAAGTAGACGGTCAATGACTTCTTCTTTTTCTGCTGGTTGCAGTTTTACAGTTCCATACAACCAACCCACAGGGTTAATTTCTAATCCTAAACTATTTCTTCCTAAAACGCCACCAGCATATATACTACTGCATCTACCCGCAAAAGGGTCAATTATATAATCACCATTCTTTGAGTATTTCTCAACTACATCAAATGCAAATTCCAAAGGAAACATTGCATAGTATGGTCCAAACCTTGCCCAACGTGCTTCGGCAGTTTCAAAACCTTTCAATATTTTTTCCTTTGCTATCATTCTTTTGATTTCTCTCTTATTTCTCTTGCTATGTCTTCAAAAATTCGCTTGCCTAAGTTCAAAGGAATTGCTGTTTCTGCGTGTGCTGAAACTAACGGAGAAACAGAATTCGGGTATCTGCTTGAAACAAGTTGGTCTAGTAAATTCATAACATCTGCTAATCTTGTAAATTGGTCAGGATTTGCTGTATCAAGATTTCTTTGATACTCGTTGAAACAAGCTACGACAGGAACAATTTTTTGACCTGATGCCGCTTTGTAGAAAAGTTTTCTTCCAAAATAAGTGTCTTGACCGTAAGGTTTGATACTCTCAGAAAAAATGATATTTCGTTTTATGTAGCCGTCATTTAAGAGTAAGGCAGATTGTTTTGGAAATTTATCAGTTACGCCATCTTTGGTAGTGTCTATATCAATGAAGTGATTGAAGAATGTTCCTGATTTTTCAATTCCAATGATTAAAAGGTCTTGACCATTTATTTTCCGTTGAAGGTCATTCAGCCGAGTTAATTCGTGACTTATAACTTTTGTTAACCATGATGAAGTGCTAAATACAGCTAAAGGTCCATCCATTATAAAAGCAACTCTGCGAAGTGTTGCTAACCAACCTTTGCGTTCAAATGCTCTTAGAATGTGAACAAGCCAAAGTTTTTCAAGAGTGGACATTATTTGCCCAAACATTTCACCATTGCTCCCGCCTGGGTTCATAAGTTCGTGTAAACGCAAAGCATCAGTTGAGAAAAGCGGCTCGCCTGAATGAGGACAAGTATATTCCCCAAAGTCATAAGTCATTTCTTCTTCAACTCCTTCAATTGGGCTTCTTGGTAAATTTCTTTCTTGAAAATGTTCACGTTTTATTCTAAAAAGATGCTCGTAGGTGTCAAGCAAACTTTCCCCATCTGAAAAAATGGTGTTGCTGCGTAACTCTTCAAATAAAGCTCTCCGTAAGGAAGACTTAGCATTTTTTTCTGTATCGAGAATTACATTACAACCGGGAAAAACGCTTTCAATGGTTGATGCTTTTTCGGTTTCACGAAATTTCTTTGGTTCAACAAATTCCTTTTTTTCTAACTCTCCAATTAATTTCAAGTCAATTAAAACGGAAGCAATGGTAATGTAACCAAATTCAGCACCAGGAAATCCGTTTTCTGCTTTTGCCGCTAAATTGCTTCCATCAATTGCAAGAACTAAATCAGGTTGTAAGGTACTTTCGGTCAAATCAGATTTTTTGACTATTGAACCTTCAAAGTCTTCTGTTTCTTCTTCCTGTTGCCTTATTTTAAGTCGGTTTTGAAGTGATTTGACTTTTTCACTATCAAGTAACCGTCTTAAAGGCTCGTAACTGGCAAATTCCCCTTCAAAACTCATATGATAGTGTGTTAAACTTCAAACCTGTCCACTTGAACAGGAATGACAAATAGGTTACTTAAAGTTTTTACTCTTAAAAACCCTTTATCTTGGGCTCGTCTTATGGATGGTTCAAAGTCTGCAAAGTCGTAATACTTGCAAAGTTCTTTTGTCTCATCGGTATTGTTCAAATGGCTAATAAACCAATTGGCAGTGTTTTTAAGAATGTTCTTTTGAATGCTGCTTACTTCTTGCGTGGCGTATACCATTCCGATGCGATATTTAGAACCTTCTTTTGCAGTCCTTACCCAAATGTCTGATAAATCTAAATCATTACCTGCAGGCAAAATATTGTGGGCTTCTTCAACATAAACTAAAATTTCAGGAATGTTTGTTTCGCCTTGAACAAATTTTCTTTGATTTTCTTTGAAAATCTTTGTCATTATTCTGGTCGCAGAAGATTTGTTGAGTTCGGGTTCTCCACTTGATTGGTCAATTATTACCAATTTACCTTGAACAAGGTGGTTGTAAATATCTTCTGCATAATCACTTGTTGTGTCGGCACTATGTTGTTCTGCCGCTTTGCCGATTTTTCTAGTTCCGTTGGGATATTGAAAAATGCCAATGATTTTTTTCAAATCTTCATCAGCCCATCTGTCGCCTGAGCCATTAGGACGACTTACATAAGCATTTTCAAATGTCGTGTAATTACTGCTGCTGTCTCGAATGAATTTATCTAATGCTTCAAAAGCGTTAGCAAGTTGACCCCAAGCAGGATTTGGGTTTGAGAATACTTGTGCTGCTGAAACATATTCAGGGGTTGGCGGATTATTATTTCTTCCCGTTTGAAGGGCGGTAATCAAGTCTTGATTAAAAAGACCCCTTGTGCTTGCCCTTAAACTTGGTGGAACTTGAAAACCTGCTCTGGCTAATACTGAACGATAGGCTAATAATCGTCTGTTATAACGTGTAGTTGCACTTCGGTCATTTGGGTCAGGTTCATCAAAGCTTACTTGGCAGAATTGTTTGATGTAATTAGTGCTATCTTCTGATAGGATGCTATCAATTATACTTTTTCCAATCTGCGTATTACTTGTTTCAAAGAAGTTTAGAAGCATTAAGGTTCTTTCAGGGTCATTTGGATGTCTTGTAATTCCATAGGTAATAACTTCGTTTGCCTTTACACCATTTGGCAAAAGTTGCCAAACATTTTTAAGAGCGGAATTATTGTCCTGAACATTTTCATTTGCATACTCACCATTTGGGTCAAAAATAATTTGCCCTATTCGTAGCGGTCTGTCATTAGGATTTTCATTTTTTCTTAATTCAAATACTGATTTGGCGATAATTTTAGTGGTGTTTGATTTACCCGTTCTTGTCATACCGAACAATGCAGATTTTTGAGATAGCAAGTCCGCAGGATATATATAAACTGGAACATCATCTACTTGCTGATATTTACGATTTGTTGAAGCATAGCGAACAAATCCAAGTTTCACTCTCTCTGTGTTTCCGTATTTCTCTGTGTGAGCCTGAATACTTGTAG
Protein-coding sequences here:
- a CDS encoding YtxH domain-containing protein; the encoded protein is MENQDKYYKGLFFGAVLGAAVGTIMGLLFAPRKGEDTQMIISGKLKRAIDRATELYEGSERDAAYSNEAKHRSQEIIDSARDEARKILDEANTIIRDIRGNQAKAQEN
- a CDS encoding alpha/beta fold hydrolase — protein: MLTFTGAAGGETGNVLLLHAFPVSSQMWEPQLAPLAESGYRVIAPVVYGFESTPSRPGWSMDDYARDLARLIEALGWKSATIVGLSMGGYQAMAFYRLYPELTASLVLCDTRANADTPEAFSVRQEFRKAVMEKGAEEAAARMLPNFFAKETYETNPSLVEKTRASIVRQSPEDISEAMRAIAEREDSTELLTEITCPTLIICGMEDTVTTPETAAGMHALIPGSKLELIPEAGHLSNLDQPAMFNGILLEHLRSL
- a CDS encoding DNA methyltransferase, with the protein product MIAKEKILKGFETAEARWARFGPYYAMFPLEFAFDVVEKYSKNGDYIIDPFAGRCSSIYAGGVLGRNSLGLEINPVGWLYGTVKLQPAEKEEVIDRLLEIYSKRNYYNRAIQKMPEFYRICYCDEVLKFLLAARTHLDWRNNKVDATLMSILLIYLHAKIGEGLSNQMRMTKSMGMNYSVQWWKKNNMTTPPEINPCDFILKKIEWRYEKGKPKVSESAIVFGDSSNKLINIAERAINNDIKFSLLFTSPPYYSITDYHADQWLRLWLLGGSENPQSLKDKHKGRFVNKQEYYDLLDKVFGLCAKMMKRESTVYVRTDKREFTFNSTIEILKRHFPNHSVKIVEKPLTKDTKTQTKLFGDKTMKPGEVDIIMSRK
- a CDS encoding DNA double-strand break repair nuclease NurA yields the protein MSFEGEFASYEPLRRLLDSEKVKSLQNRLKIRQQEEETEDFEGSIVKKSDLTESTLQPDLVLAIDGSNLAAKAENGFPGAEFGYITIASVLIDLKLIGELEKKEFVEPKKFRETEKASTIESVFPGCNVILDTEKNAKSSLRRALFEELRSNTIFSDGESLLDTYEHLFRIKREHFQERNLPRSPIEGVEEEMTYDFGEYTCPHSGEPLFSTDALRLHELMNPGGSNGEMFGQIMSTLEKLWLVHILRAFERKGWLATLRRVAFIMDGPLAVFSTSSWLTKVISHELTRLNDLQRKINGQDLLIIGIEKSGTFFNHFIDIDTTKDGVTDKFPKQSALLLNDGYIKRNIIFSESIKPYGQDTYFGRKLFYKAASGQKIVPVVACFNEYQRNLDTANPDQFTRLADVMNLLDQLVSSRYPNSVSPLVSAHAETAIPLNLGKRIFEDIAREIREKSKE
- a CDS encoding helicase HerA domain-containing protein; protein product: MSIEQGLNSRRENDKQVESQQWFQKLIQADQYVGDIYSINYETARVIIHDFYREKVGGIPSLSFLIATRVDPSKTDIDFKKEDASFVLLRVMDAATLPQDKEAERIRVETAQRISGETEKHWDDAGSMDLRTKNILGFAGVQCRIIGTFFLEENGHNGDAPLNLKFGSDISNYYPNRGLKVYKPNGKALEQIVNYADPTSIQAHTEKYGNTERVKLGFVRYASTNRKYQQVDDVPVYIYPADLLSQKSALFGMTRTGKSNTTKIIAKSVFELRKNENPNDRPLRIGQIIFDPNGEYANENVQDNNSALKNVWQLLPNGVKANEVITYGITRHPNDPERTLMLLNFFETSNTQIGKSIIDSILSEDSTNYIKQFCQVSFDEPDPNDRSATTRYNRRLLAYRSVLARAGFQVPPSLRASTRGLFNQDLITALQTGRNNNPPTPEYVSAAQVFSNPNPAWGQLANAFEALDKFIRDSSSNYTTFENAYVSRPNGSGDRWADEDLKKIIGIFQYPNGTRKIGKAAEQHSADTTSDYAEDIYNHLVQGKLVIIDQSSGEPELNKSSATRIMTKIFKENQRKFVQGETNIPEILVYVEEAHNILPAGNDLDLSDIWVRTAKEGSKYRIGMVYATQEVSSIQKNILKNTANWFISHLNNTDETKELCKYYDFADFEPSIRRAQDKGFLRVKTLSNLFVIPVQVDRFEV